AGCCTGCGTTATTCTTGTATCACCTTCATCTGACCCCTGGGAGTGCTAAAGAAAAGCCCATCACGCTTACCTGGCCTTCAGCCTGAGGCAGGCAACTAGGCCGCTGGCTAGGAGGAGactgaaggaggggagggagacagCGCCTCTGATGACACTGCGATTCCCTTGGCTGAGAGGGAGCGAGTATTTGCTGCTCTTGTTTTGCTGACCATTGAATAGCTCATCTAGTGGGGCAGGTATGACCGTCTCCATTCTGCAGATAGGGACATTGAAACACAGActtaaataattttcccaagATCACACTACATTAGAGGCAAGGTTACGATTCAAATGCACTTCTGCTCTCAGCCCGGCTCTTTATTCTGCCCTGCCTCTTATCTTGCTTAGCTGAGGGCTTCAGGTCCTGCACTCAGTCTGTGTGGATGGTGTCTCTGGAGTTGAGCAATGTGCACCCTGCACGTCTGTCCAGAGCGGCTCAAACTTTGATTGCCTTGAACCCCTCCCATGACCCAGCTTCTAAGCCCAGCCTGAGGACTAGAATCTTGATACTCAAAGTGTGGCCCCTGAAACCACAGCAATACTTGGGAGCTTTTAAGAAACATAAGTtggcaggccccaccccagacccagtGAATCACAAACTTCAAGGTTTGAGACTAGAAATGCATACCCAGAGCTTCTCAACTTTGAGGTGCACTCAGATCACCTGGGGGTCTCGTTAAGTGCAGGTTCTGCCTCTCTAACcagctcccaaaggacgccaatGCCGTGAGCCACCTTTGTAATAACATGCCCCTAAATCAGTAATTCTCAAACTTAAGTCTGCCTTCCATTCACCTGGAGGGCTTAATAAAACAGACTGATGGTGCCTCATCCCCCAAAATTCTGATTCAGAAGGTCTGGAATGGGGCCCGAGaattttctaacaagttcccaggtgacgctGGTAAAACGATCCttctttgagaaccactgccctagcCTATAAGAACGTCCTTCAGTTAGACGGTTAACCTCATGCTTTTTTGGCTCTGCATTTGCATGAAGCCACACTTCGTCCTTGAATCCTGGCTCCTTAGGGTTGAAAATAACTTTAGAGACCAGAGGCAAAGCCAGGGTGCAGCAGCTAGACTTACTGGATCCAGTGTTGTTTACTCTGCATCCTGCTGGCTCTGCAGCTCCATAAATTTTCCAGCGTGCAGCAATGGCAGTGGTTTTGGTGAGCTCTGCATCTCAGGCCGGTTTTGTAAGCACTTGAATCCCTAGTAGACACATATGTCATTGGCACAATCTGTGAAAACACAGGCGCCTCCTACCTCACAGCTCTTCGAAAAGAGGGCTTTGGAAAAAACCAGCAGCCTCCCTGGCAGCCATGGTGGAGAGAAAATGCAGCAGCCAGCAGGCAAACCCAGACAAGGTAACTCAGCACAGAGGCCCGGGAGCAAAGTAATAAATCAGGACCCTGACAGCTACTGCATTCACATTCTGCTGGGCAACCCCGAAAAGGTTGTTTAACCTCTCTTTTCCAGAGAAAATGCTTTTCCTTAAGGTAAATAATACTCTTATTCAAGGAAATGCATACAAGGGAAGGTCTCAGATATGGACTTAAATCAGTTTCTGTTAGTGACAAACCACCCATTTATTAAAGCTCATCATATTTGAGAAAAAAGTAGTCCTGtatattcctttttcttaatcagtttttattggagtgtagttacTTTACGATGTGTTAacttctactgcacagcaaagtatatatacacatatccctcCCTTTTGGATTTCTCTCCCATCTGGCACCCCACAGTGCATTacgtagagttctctgtgctatggaGTATGTTCCCTTCAGGTGTCCTGTGCTATGGAGCATGTTCCCTTCAGTTGTCCTACATATTTTCTTGAAGCTGAGGTTTGGAACTGGCATGCCATCACTTCCTCCATATTCTAGTGGCCAAAGTCAGACCCAAGACCAGTCCACTGCTTCGTGGGAGGAGCTGCAACATCACACGGTAAAGATAGAGAGGAGGGGGTAGTTTGGAGCCACTTTGCAATCGACCACAGAGGAGTTTTCTCAGTTTGGGAGACACTGAGACAGAGATGCCCAGGGTTTCCTTGGTTACTTGAGAAGTGAAGGAAATGCTAGTGGGAGCACAGGGGATTGAGACCCAGAGGAAAGCAGCTGGTAAAGCAAGCACACTCTGGCCAGCCAGCACTCTGGCAGATAGAGCTGAATTTCACTGGAAAACTCTGGGAGTGCTGGACACATGCCTTTCTGTTTTCCTACCTGAGAGAGAGAGCTAAGGCATTTATATATCAATTCTTAGCAGTTACTGTTGAGGGCTTTTTCCAGGGGGCACTGATTTCCCATCACTTCAGCCTCCCCTGCTGGGCAGGTGCTGGTAGTTGGTGGCCAGGCCCCTTTGCACCAAAGGGGTGAGGGTCAGGATATGCAAGTGGGACACCCCTGCTACCTCCTGCAATGgtgatataaaaaagaaaaagaaaactcaagctTCACTTTTAAGTTAGTTAAGTAATGATATCTTCCCCCCGCCGCTAGTTTGAggtctgtttgttttatttgcaggtgatgcttcttttcttttgccAGCAAAGTTTGGAACACTAGATGGCGTCATATCAAGATATCATGCAGCTCTGGAAGCAAAATGCTATGTTCCTGGTTGTCCTTGGAACTGAACAATTAGCAGCATGAGTTGGGAGCAAAGAGCTGTGTCTGCTGTAGCTGTGGTGGACCACTTCAGCTCTACCAAGAACATTACTCCGACTGAACTTGCGCCTTGGCACCAACGTCACACACCAtggtgggcagggggtgggcaaAGCGCAGAGGGCAGGCAGAGGTCACTGACCTTCTCCAAGGTGTGGAGTTCCCAAAATCACTAGAAGGAAGCGGAAAGAACAATGACATTTTCTGATCCCAGAAAGGTCTTTGAGCTGTATGGAAATGGGCCAGAAGGAAAACATTAAACTTATAGTAGAGATTCATTCTTGGGGCTGGAAGTGGAGAAGGGGATAGTAAATGAGGTTGAAAGTGAGAATCCaagatatttaacattttattttaaatatttcatgcaaatgagaTAAAATTTAAGCAATGATCAACTCTTTATAAAAGATACTAGGTAGTTGCCATATTATCATCTctactttttcttaaatttcagaaAAAGTGTGTAGGGAATAGGGTTGGAGGGGAATGATGTTCTCTTGTAATTAGCAAGGTCTGGCAGGCCTGTAGAAGTAACATTGTTAGCTGATTAACATTTGCTAAGTGCTTCCCCTTACTGAACCTTCATTtccttgtttataaaatgaagataacagtAGTATCAATGCCAAGGGTTGCAGTTAAGTCTTAGATGAGGTGATACACCCATACCGCCCAGCATGGCATCCCAGGAGAGATGCTTCCTCAGAAAATGCTTGGCTGCTCCCTTCATCCGTCCCCCAGTGCTCACCATGCCAGTAAGGGTTAGGATCCCCTCCCGTGGAGTCAAACAGATGACTGGCTAGTTGtctgctggacttccctggtgactcagatggtaaagaatccacctgcaatgcaggaaaccaagattcaatccccgagtcaggaagattccctgcggaaagaacagctacccactccagtattcttgcctggagaattccatggacagaggagcctggccagttacagtccatagtgtcacaaagagtcagacatgactgagtaactaacattttcacttttctaaatatggctagaaacagaaaaaaaaatcttaaagcctCACCCCGACTTCTCTGAGTTCAGGGACACctttggtttaagaaaaaaacaaaaaagaaaaaaaattgcttatgGAAATAAGGCTAGAGAGACCCTCTTTAtggaaagagttcagttcagttcagttgctcggtcatgtccgactctttgtgatcccacagaccacagcactccaggcctccctgtctatcaccaactcccaaagcttgctcaaactcatgttcattgagttggtgacgccatccatctcatcctctgtcatcctcctcctgccctcaatctttcccagaatcaggatcttttccagtgagtcagctcttcgcatcaggtggccaaggtattggactttcagcttcagcatcagtccttccaatgaatattcaggactgatttcctttaggatggactggttggatctccttgcagtccgagggactctcaagagtcttctccaacaccatagttcaaaagcatcagttctttggcactcagctttctttatagtccactctcacatccatacatgactactggaaaacaatagctttgactagacagacctctgtcagcaaagtaatgtctctgcttcttaatgttctgtctagtttggtcatagcttttcttccaaggagcaagcatcttttaatttcatggctgcagtcaccatctacagtgattatggagcccaagaaaataaagtctcttactgtttccattgtttctccatctatttgccatgaactgatgagaccaaataccatgatcttcattttttgaatgctgagttttaagccagctttttcactctcctttcactttcatcaagaggctctttagttcttcttcactttctgccataagggtggtgtcatctgcatatctgaggttattggtatttctcccggcaatcttgattccagcttgtgcttcatccagcccaaaattttgcatgatctactctgcatataagttaaataagcaggatgacaatatacagccttgacatactcctttctcaatttggaatcagtccactattctatgtctggttctaactgttgcttcttgacctgcatacagatttcacaggaggcaggttaagtggtctggtattcccatcttttgaagaattttccacagtttgttgtgatctacatagtcaaaagctttagcacaatcaataaaggagaaatagacgtttttctggaattctcttgctttttcgatgatccaatggatgttggcaatttgatctctggttcctctgccttttctaaatccagcttgaatatctggaagctatcggttcatgtactattgaagcctggcttggagaattttgagaattactttattagcatgtgagatgagtgtaattgtgtggtagtttgaacattctttggcattgcccttgtttgggattggaatgaaaactgaccttttccagtcctgcagccactgctgagttttccaaatttgctggcatattgcggaAAGAGGGACTCTGGAATTTAACAATAAGCATTTTAGAAATGTTACAGTCTTCTACTCTGAAAGGGCATGAACCTAGTTCTAGAACAGACGTGGATTCTTTGGTGTGGCTTGTAAAAAGATACACCCTTTCTCCTTTGAATGTAATGAGAACTCTTGATTTTTATGCAAATTAGAGAAAACCCATAACCAGCCTTCACAGCACAAAACACCATGAAGACAAGACAGCAGATGGTAATGGGCTGGTAAGAGGGGAAGATATGGGATGAGATCTATTAAATGGAGGTGATAGAGCCTGACCTCTAAGAGAGAGGGCTTCTCTGGCCTTTCTACATCTTGCCTGGAAAGCTAGGGCAGGCTTAGAAGGGAACACAGTATTCCTCAGAGTCTTATTTTATCTGGGGATCTCTGAATCTGGAAAAGATGGTCCTTAAAGACTGAGAAGCCAAAGCCTAAACCCACTGGGCTAGGCTTGTTCTCTGCAAGGGTTACAAATAATCTCAGTCTTTTCCACACATAAGAGCCTgctggaggggtgtgtgtgtgtgtgtgtgtgtgtgtgtgtgtgtggtgtacaGGGCCTCCCATCCATTCGATATCAGTTACCTATTACTACAGCAATGCTGGTAATAAACAGCTCCAAAATTAATGACTTGAAATGACAGCTGTTTCTTTAGCTCCTGAATCTAAGGCTTGCAACTGGGACTGAGCTGAGCTTGGAGGTTCTGGTCTCAGTTGGGCAGctattctttaaaatgaaatagcATGGTAAAAGAAGAAACCCTAGaccatcagaaaggaagaaatacagtAACCAAAACTATGCATAATAACAACAGAATTACCTTTTCTTCCTGAGACTTCTAAATTATATTTGATGTTTGaagcaaaaattataacattGCCTGATATGCTTATTAAAATATGTAgaggaaatatttcagaaaatttccTTATGAACAGAGGAGGATAAATGGACATAAAGAGAGGTAAGATTGTCTACGCTTCATTAAAATGAGTAAAATGATGACAACAGTAGACTGTGATGagttttttatgtatatatacatataagagcAACCGTTAGGGAAAAACTACACAGAGAGAGacactgttgatggacattacAGATAGCTCAAGTGCAATTCTAAAAAACTGTTCAAATAACTCctatgaaagcaaaaaaaaaaaatcataaatgaaaaacaggaacaaacaaaagaaaaataaaaaggcaaacttAAGCCCTGATATATCAATGCAGGCGTCacgtatgtgtgctaagtcatgcccgactcttttgcaaccccatggactgtagcttgccaggctcctctctctgtgggattttccagccaagaatactggagcagattgccatttccttctccaagggatcttcccaacccggggatcgaacccatgtctcttgtattggcaagcggattctttaccactgagtcacttggaaaataatatatccatgtgtgcaaagtcacttcagttatgtctgactctgcatgaccctatggactgtagcctgtcaggctcctctgtccaagagagtctccaggtaagaatacaggagagggttgccttttcttctccagggaccttcctgacccagagagccAACTCACGTCtgttgcatctgctgcattggcaggtgggttctttaccactagggccacctgaaGTACATTGAATTTAAATGGTCTAAATATATCAGTTAAAAGACCTTGGCAGAATGGATTTAAAAATGTAATCCAACTATatattgtctacaagaaactcacttcaaataTAACAACATGCACAGGTTGAAAGTAAAATTATGGAAACAGTAATCAAAGGAAAGCAGGCGTGGCTAGTTAATAACAAAGTAGACTAGACTTGAGATAATGGGCTGGTAAGAGGGGAAGATAAGGGATGAGATCTATTGAATGGAGATGATAGTTAATAACAGATAAAGTAGACTAgacttgagagaaaaaaaaatacagacttaGTGAGAGAGATTATACACTGATGAGAGGGTCAATCCACAAAGAAGATACAGTGACACTCACTGTGTATCCCCCAGGCAACACAGATGCAAACTATATGAAACAAACCTGATAAAATGGAAAGAAGTATACAAATCTGCAAATACAATTTCAGACTTCTACCCCTCTCTTTTAATATTTGATGGAACAACTTGTCAGAAAATTGGAAAAGATATACAAGAACTCAACAACGCCATCAACCAACAGGATCTAGTCCACATTTATAGAGTGTCCCCCAGCAACGGAGGAACACGCATTCTTTTCAACTGCCAGCAGAACATAGATCAAGATAGACCATTTCCTGGGTCGTAAAACAAATCTTGAGAGAtgtaaaagaattgaaatcatacagtgtaTGGTCTATCAACAGAGTCAGTCTAGAAATCATCATTCTCCCTGTTCAAATTTATTTGCATAATGAAATTGACAAAACCTGCTATAGTTACCCCTCCCCCCCAAAGTTGATAATATACACAAGTTGCATTAATGGAAGAagaaattttacaaatataaGAACCAAATCTATATATAAAGattagttcttgcctggagaatcccagggatgagggagcctggtgggctgccatctatggggtcgcacagagtcagacacgactgaagcgacttagcagcagcagacacttgAAAGTTTTCTTTATGTAATTAGAGGCCTCAAAGTCCTTCTCTCCTGGTAGTTAAGGAACATAATTACCTGGCTAAGACTAACAACTAATTTCATTTTCACCATCAGTCATTAATCCCTGCAATATAACCATATAACAATCTTggacaagagaagaaagaagccTGATTCTCTTTTCTAGACCTTTGTTCACTCAAGAGGCCAACAACATGCCGACTGATGCCCTTCTTACTGCAAAGGCTATTGTCAAATAGCCTCTCCTAGGCTGTATCATAGAGCACAGACCACTTTAAGGTATTTCAACACCTTTTTTCTATTTCAAGACTAGTCTGAACAGATTTCATGGAGTTTATTCCATGCCTCTTCATGTGAGAGGAAAACCATTTGGTCATTTATAGCCTAAGGGGACAGAGATAGAAAGAGGAAAGTACATATTGGCTATCATTTCTTTGGGGACAGAGAAAAGAGATTATTTGCTCTATTGGAAGCATTTGGAACCACTGGGATAGTTCATGCAGCCATTAACTTTCAGTTATTCAaacaactgggtgactttcaaTTATTTCTAAATGAGCTTTTTCAATGAAGGCATATATATGTTCATTTAATAGGAAATGTAATAAGAGTTGGTTGATCCAGGATCTCAATATTGTTATCTGGAGTTTAGGTTTTATATAATCCTTGGCTTTGCTATTCCCATGGTTGGTTTCATGTTTTAAGGTTGTCCAGGGGATAATGGTAGATTCATCTGACTTCAGTTATGGAAAGAGAGAATAATTTACTCTTAAGACCAAGGCAGAACTTCCCTGGATGATACCAGGAATCCTCTCATCACATGTCATCTACCAGAACTGGGTCACATGACTTTTCCCAAACCAATCACAGACAAGGGGGTCAACTCTTAATCCCATCAGACTCACTCCTCAAGCTGAAGGGGTTCCTCTGGGTCATAGGGGCTACATGAGGATGGGGCATCTGTAAAAGAGAGGTTCTGTGAGGAAGTAAAAGGGAGATAATGGGTTCTGTGTAGGCAGCTGGGGCTCAGTAACACTGAGTATGTTTCTAAGAGCAGAAATCTTAGACTCAAACAATGAAATGATCTAGTTGTCTCAAAGAACTGAAGGAGTTCACAGCTAAATCAGGCAAGGCTTCACCCAGCAAACCAGTGATGTCATTAGGACCTGGCTTCCCCACCTCTCTGCCCTCTGACTCCACACAGTGGTCTCCTGCCAGCAAAAGGCTACAGCAGATTGAGAGTTTGAATTGCTTAGCATACTGAGTTGGGAGAGAAGTGGAAAAAGGGAATCAGTTCTAACAGTTTCAGTGAAAGACTATTCCTTTTGCCAGAATCCTCAGATAACAGCTCCTCATATCTCATTGGCTTTGATGTGGGCATGCACCCAACCTAAACCAATTATTgtggcccagcagtgggattgactAGTTTAATCCCAATCATAATCTCTATGTGTAAGCGTAAACTCACAGcagtgaaaacaaatgaaaccaaaaaccccacaaaatccaTTGGTTTAACCCAGTGAGATTTATTCTTTGCATTCATTCAATATGGATGGACAGTGACTCCACTCCACACAGTTGTTCAGGAACCCACTCTCTTTCTGTGCAGCTTTGCCCTGGGCATCAGTGTGGATGTGGAAAGCAGATGGAGaaggagaggcagagaaatactctgGCCCCAGTTGGCATCCACAGCCATGGTGAAATGTACTGCATTCACGCCTGCCCTGTGGCCACTTTGTCCTAACTCAGCCAAGAGGACTAGGGGGACATATATCTGAGGACTCTGTTACTAAATGGTACAACGATAGGGTAGGTTtgacttttctaatttttaatctttcttcgAACTAACTGTGAAACTCTTTATGTAAATTAAATTACTGGGCCATTTTTCctgatttctgaaagaaaataaagttgtgttAACCATGGGCAAGCTACTTACCTTCTCTCTGTGTCAGCTTCTGCATCTGTAAACCCTTCATCTGAGCTCAATACCACTTTAAGGTTGTGTACTCATTTGCTAGAACCGCcatgacaaaataccacagactataATATAAACGCACTTTTCACACTTATGGAGGCTAGAcatctgagatcaaggtgtctaGGGGGCTGTGCCTCTTTGGCTTGGACTATCTTTAGACACACTGTCTGTGTCTTTACTTGGTCTTTACTCTGTGCATATCTGTGGCCtgatctcctcttcttataagaataccagtggggctggtacatggggatgacccagagagatgttatggggagggaagtgggaggggggttcatgtttgggaacgcatgtaagaattaaagattttaaaattaaaaaaaaaaagacatgtaaaaaaaaaaagaataccagtCAATTGGATtaaggcccaccctaatgacctaaTTTTACCTCATTAAggaccctgtctccaaatacagacATTCTGAAATACTGGAATATAGGATTTCAACATGTAAATTTGGCGAGGACAGATACAATTCAACCCATCCCAGGTTAAGATGAAGTTTAGATAATTTAGTACATGTTAGGGCTTAAATCTATAGGTAGAGTTCAGTAGGTATGTGCACTCAACATTAGCTATAAAAagtatcttattttttaagtagtAGCAATAGATATAGTAGCAATGGTATTTGAAGTAGTATTAGGTCctagtaaaaataaagaaaatggacaaGGGCCCATTATAAAGGAAAGGTGAAGAGAGACTTTAAAGAGAATTGAGATGCAAGGGCGTAGTATTTGTATCACAGTATTCCAGTTTTGGTGGCTGTATAACATGTCAAAATGTAGTGGCTTCAAccaacaatatttattttctttaagaatttgcaGTTTCAACAGGACCCAACAGAGAGCTTGTCATCAGCTGGAGCAGCTCAAAATCGCTCTGAAGTCAATGCCGACTGTTGGCTCTGTTGAACACCTATGTAGGGCTCCTTCATGCAGCCTGAACTTCCTCTCTACACGGTGGCTGTGTTCCAAGCATCCTGAAAGGAAGTGGAAACACAGTGACTTTTAGAACCTCGCCTCAGAAGTCACACAAAGTGGTTTTGGTTGCATTCTACTCATCAAGACATGTCCAGGttcaagagaaggaaatgtgaACTGAGGGAGGAAGGCAAGGTTCTGGAAGAGTACGCAATCCCGGAAATAGTGTGTG
This portion of the Ovis canadensis isolate MfBH-ARS-UI-01 breed Bighorn chromosome 13, ARS-UI_OviCan_v2, whole genome shotgun sequence genome encodes:
- the LOC138416911 gene encoding uncharacterized protein, which translates into the protein MPANLENSAVAAGLEKVDSLPSESPGKSSRQLASHLFDSTGGDPNPYWHAQRPFWDQKMSLFFPLPSSDFGNSTPWRRDSSAYKTGLRCRAHQNHCHCCTLENLWSCRASRMQSKQHWIQMETVIPAPLDELFNGQQNKSSKYSLPLSQGNRSVIRGAVSLPSFSLLLASGLVACLRLKARACRHFSSSRSSRTFIVKASSNQVPVTTRSPV